One genomic window of Thermococcus indicus includes the following:
- a CDS encoding bifunctional N(6)-L-threonylcarbamoyladenine synthase/serine/threonine protein kinase produces MIALGLEGTAHTLGIGIVTEKEVLANVFHTLTTEKGGIHPKEAAEHHSKLLKPLLRKALDEAGIDMEDVDVIAFSQGPGLGPCLRVVATAARALAIKYRKPIVGVNHCIAHVEITKMFGVKDPVGLYVSGGNTQVLALEGGRYRVFGETLDIGIGNAIDTFARELGIGFPGGPKIEKLALKGERYIELPYAVKGMDLSFSGILTEAVRKYRTGKYRVEDLAYSFQETAFAALVEVTERAVAHTGKEEVVLVGGVAANNRLREMLKVMTEDRGIDFFVPPYDLCRDNGAMIAYTGLRMYLGGVRFSLEDTVVHQKFRTDEVEVIWG; encoded by the coding sequence ATGATAGCCTTAGGTCTGGAAGGTACCGCCCACACACTCGGCATAGGCATCGTTACAGAAAAGGAGGTTCTGGCCAACGTATTCCACACTCTCACGACGGAGAAGGGTGGGATACACCCCAAGGAGGCGGCGGAACATCATTCTAAACTCCTAAAGCCCCTTCTCAGAAAGGCCCTTGACGAGGCTGGAATAGACATGGAGGACGTTGACGTTATAGCTTTCTCCCAGGGGCCGGGACTGGGGCCGTGTCTCCGCGTCGTTGCGACCGCCGCAAGAGCGCTGGCGATAAAATACAGAAAGCCCATAGTCGGCGTCAACCACTGCATCGCCCACGTGGAGATAACCAAGATGTTCGGGGTTAAGGATCCCGTCGGCCTCTACGTCAGCGGCGGTAACACTCAGGTTTTGGCACTTGAAGGCGGCCGCTACCGCGTCTTCGGCGAGACCCTCGACATTGGAATAGGCAACGCGATAGACACCTTCGCTAGGGAGCTGGGAATAGGCTTTCCGGGTGGGCCGAAGATCGAGAAGCTCGCTCTTAAGGGAGAGCGGTACATAGAACTCCCCTATGCGGTTAAGGGGATGGACTTAAGCTTCTCTGGGATACTGACCGAGGCGGTTCGGAAGTACAGAACCGGGAAGTACCGCGTGGAGGATCTGGCTTATTCCTTCCAGGAGACCGCCTTTGCCGCTCTGGTGGAGGTGACGGAGAGGGCCGTGGCACACACCGGTAAGGAGGAGGTCGTCCTGGTCGGCGGCGTCGCCGCCAACAATCGCCTCCGCGAGATGCTGAAAGTGATGACGGAGGACAGGGGCATAGACTTTTTCGTCCCGCCCTACGACCTCTGCAGGGATAACGGTGCGATGATAGCCTACACAGGCCTTAGGATGTACCTCGGTGGGGTGCGCTTCTCGCTGGAGGACACCGTGGTGCATCAGAAGTTCCGCACCGATGAGGTGGAGGTAATATGGGGCTGA